Proteins encoded by one window of Moorella humiferrea:
- a CDS encoding ribbon-helix-helix protein, CopG family: MSRFSKIIQIRVTDDLDKRLRAEATRRELSVAVLVRDILEKALNEEAAIDGREALDRAIRRAIKKDVDRLAGLLVKSTMAGATAMFLNVQVLNDLGKRDAADIYHIARKKAVEYLRLPENDSEVDQP; the protein is encoded by the coding sequence ATGAGCAGGTTTTCTAAAATTATCCAAATTAGGGTTACAGACGACCTGGATAAGCGATTGCGTGCTGAAGCTACCAGGAGGGAATTGTCGGTTGCAGTTTTAGTCAGGGATATTTTAGAAAAAGCCCTTAACGAAGAAGCCGCCATCGACGGCCGCGAGGCCCTTGACCGGGCGATACGCCGGGCCATCAAAAAGGATGTAGACCGGCTGGCCGGACTGTTGGTCAAATCCACCATGGCCGGGGCCACGGCCATGTTCCTTAATGTCCAGGTACTTAATGACCTGGGCAAACGCGACGCTGCCGATATTTACCATATTGCCAGGAAGAAAGCGGTTGAATATCTACGTCTACCTGAAAATGATAGTGAGGTTGACCAACCATGA
- a CDS encoding nucleotidyltransferase domain-containing protein has product MSQDRTAVEKIIKDFLQAVTSQGIKVDRAFLYGSHARGEANENSDIDIIVISRDFSKMPAWRRWEVLGKAVARIMEPVEPLAYTPEEIEALMKREGNFIRHILTQPETIEYHL; this is encoded by the coding sequence ATGTCTCAAGATAGAACTGCAGTCGAGAAGATAATAAAGGACTTCCTCCAGGCGGTAACCTCGCAAGGCATTAAAGTAGACAGGGCTTTCCTTTACGGATCCCACGCAAGGGGCGAGGCCAACGAGAATAGCGACATAGACATTATAGTAATCTCCCGTGATTTTTCTAAAATGCCGGCCTGGCGCAGGTGGGAGGTCCTTGGTAAAGCTGTTGCCCGCATCATGGAGCCGGTAGAACCATTAGCCTATACTCCCGAAGAAATTGAAGCCTTAATGAAACGGGAAGGAAACTTTATCCGCCATATCTTGACCCAACCGGAAACAATAGAGTACCACCTGTAA